The genomic DNA GTGTGGAGGTGCTGAGGGAAGCTTTCGCAATGTTTTACTGTCAGTTTCCTGCTCGCTGTGCTCGCCCCGAATTACATTCGGGGCTATCCATGTGGGGTTCAGTGGTGTTGATAAAAGTGAGAAAAAATTGTCAGGCGCTGGACATATTGGGGGTTGTTGATGTTAAGATGGGATGAGAGATGATTCCGGCAGCGTTCCCGTTTCAACTTGAGTCCCTCCCGAAGAATCCCCCCAGACAAAGGAATCCCCTGGTGCGAGCACATAACAAGTCGACAGCAATGAACCGAATTTCCAGAAGACGATTCCTGCGCCGGAGTCTGGCTGGAGTGGCAGGTATGGGAATAATGAAGATGATCTCCGACTCAATTCAGGCTGCAGAGAAAAAGGCATCACCCCAGCATTTACGCGTCGAAAAGATCGAGCGAACGACGGTGAAAGTTCCCTATCGTGAAGTGCCTGCCCGGAACATGGCACGCGAATTACCGCATTGGCAGTATACCGAAATTGTGGAAGTGCATTTGAAATCGGGGCACGTTGGCTTCGGTGAGACGCTGCTCTATTACACCTGGAACGCCACTTCAGATGAAGCCGTAGAGCGGGCGCAGGGTAAGAATGCGGCCGAGCTGATGTGGGATGACGATCTGGGAGCTGGGTTGCAGATGGCGCTGTTTGATGCGGTCGCGAAAGCAGCAGAAGTTCCCGTGCATGCGTTGCTGGGGAGGAAGGTTCACGACAAGACTCCCCTTTCATGGTGGAATATTGATACTTCGGTTGAGGATATGGCGCTGGAATGTGCCGAGGCTTACAAGCAGGGTTACATGTCCTACAAGACGAAAGGACGTCCGTGGTACGACGTGTGGGCCCAGGTTGAAGAGGCCAGCAAAGTGGTGCCGAAGGAGTTCAAGATCGACATGGACTTCAACGACACGCTGCTGGACGCAGAGCGTGCCCTGCCGATCCTGGCAGATCTGGCGCAGTATCCGCAGGTCGATATTTTTGAATCTCCGATTTTCCAGGATGACGTGGCGGGAAACAAAATTCTGATGGCGGCGACCGATGTAAATATCGCCATGCATTATGGAACGCCCGACCCGCTGATTGCGATTCGCGAAAACATCTGCGATGGCTTCGTGATCGGGCATGGTGCGCGCGAGCTGATGGCATCGGGAGCCGTGGCTGCGATGGCGGATAAACCGTTCTGGTTACAGCTGGTGGGTACGGGGATTACGGCTGCTTTCTCGCTGCATTTCGGTGCGGTGCTGAGTCATGCCACCTGGCCTGCTGTGAATTGTCACCAGTTGTACAAGTACAATCTGTTGACGGAGCCGATTGTGGTCAAAGAAGGGTTTGCTCAAGTCCCTGACAAGCCGGGCCTGGGATATGAACTGAATCGGGACATGCTTGAGAAGTTACGCGTCGAAAAACCGGAGTCTCGTCCTGAACCGCCGCGTTTGATTGAAACGACGTGGAAAGACGGACGGAAGATGTACTTCGGCAACACGGGTGAAGTCAACTTTGTCCTGAACCCGGCCCGCGATGGTAATGTGCCTTACTTTGAGCGGGGCGTCGACACGCGACTGGTTCCGAACGATGGTTCAAAGGAATGGAAAGAACTGTATCAGAAGTCGAACACCAAGCCGTTATTAATCAAAGGATAGGCGACGGCAGCCAGCAGCATGTTCGAAGAGAACTGATTAAGAACCGGAGCGTGAACCCTGCTTAGAGCGAGGGAGCTTCGACGTAGTGGCTGGGTTTGTAGAGGGTCCGTGTGAGGCGGAAGCCGATCGACCGGTAGAGGTTGATGGCGGGTTCATTCTCGGCGGTGACTTCGAGGTAAGCCCGTTTGACACCGGCTTCGCGGAAACCGATAAGGCATTTGGTGACCAGTGCCCTGCCGAGTCCGAGTCCGCGGTGTTTGGGGGTGATGCCGACGTTCTGAATCGCCCCCATGATGCGGCTGGGGACGATGGCCTGAATCGTGCCACAGTCGACGGGTTCTTCATTGCCCATGCCGTCCCAGGTAATGAGCCAGGTACCGCCGGGCAGGAAGTTGCGTTGTGTCGAGATATCACGCATCAGTTTGCGACAGCCGTCGATGTCTCCCAGGCAGGGAAAGACGCGGGCGTCGAGTTCGGAGCGGAAGCTGTGGTACTTGGTGATGGCGTGACGGTCGAGCGTGGTCAGTTCCCAGGGACACCAGCGGTAGCCTTCGGGCAGTGGGTCGTCTACCAGGCGCGCGTTGAGCAGGTCGATTTCCATGCGGAATCTACGAAAGTATGTTTCGGTGAAGTCCATGAGAAGCTCGCTGCTGCACGAGGAGTCGGATCGAAAACGGACCGGATAATTAGAATACTTAATTTTACCATTCTCTATACTAGTGTCAATCTGGGGAGTTCGATTCGGCAGGAAAGCGCTGATTTTCCTGTAGCGGGTGCCTGTCGTGGCTGATGTACCCGATGGTAGCAGTTCGCGTGATTTACTTAAAATGCGGGCTGGAACTGTCCAATGAAGAAAAACAGGAGATGCGAATTCAAATTTCGAGGTTTTCACTCAAGTTCCGGGAGTGGTGCTGCGGGATTGTCGGATCTGAAATTGTGGCTGTTTCCCTTAGTTGAAAAAACGGGTGAAACTTCTAGAATGAACTAACCGTTAGAGTTCATGTTTCCTGGTGAACATGATGACTCCCCGCCTCTGTTCCTACCCTGTTTGGAGTGATTCTCACAGTGACCGACAACAGTAACCTTGACGAATTGGTAAAACAGCATCAGGACATACTCGATGCTCACACGCGCGAGCACGTGCAGTGGCACTTCAATCCGGAAACGGGATCTCCCTACTGGCTGGAAAAAGCGAAGTCGTTCGACTTCGATCCGCTGACCGATGTGAACTGCTTCGAGGACTTGAACAAGTTTCCGCTGTTCGAAGATGATGAACTGCGGGGCGGGCCGGTTGATCGCTGGATTCCCAAGGCACTGCAGGGGAAGCCGACCTACGTCTTCGAGACTGGCGGTACGACAGGGATTCCCAAGTCACGCGTGGTAATCGACGACTTCCGTATCGACTATGAAAACTTCAGCGATACCCTGCCCGATGAGTATTTCCCCAAAGGCGCCAACTGGCTGATGCTGGGCCCGTCGGGGCCGCGTCGTCTGCGTCTGGCTGTTGAGCACATGGCTCAGCATCGGGGCGGGATCTCCTTCTGCGTCGACCTCGACCCCCGCTGGGTGGTCAAGCTGATCAAGAAAGGCAAGATCGACGAAGTTAAAGAATACAGTAATCACGTGATCGATCAGGCAATGACGATCCTGAGTGCGGGGCATGACATCAAGTGTATGTTTACCACTCCCAAACTGCTGGAAGCCCTGGCCATGCGTCTGATGGACGAAGGTTCGAGCATCGAAGAAGCCGGCATTAAAGGGATCTTCTGTGGTGGAACCGAATTCACACAACAGTGGTACCGTTTTGCCCGAGAAGAGCTGCTGGGTGAGAACGTCTTCATCACCCCGACCTACGGCAACACGCTGATGGGGCTGGCCTGCGGTAAGCCATTCGATCCGGCTGACAACTACAAAATCACTTATTATGCACCGCAGCCCCGTGCTGCGATTCGCGTGGTTGATTTCGACGATCACACCAAGGTGGTGGGTTACGGTGAAACCGGCCGCGTGAAGCTGTTTACCATGACTAAAGAACTGTTCATTCCCGGTTTCCTGGAACGCGATGAAGGGGAACGCGAAGAGCCACACGTCAAGTATCCCTGGGATGGCGTGAGTGGTGTGCGTCCCTTCCACAAAATTGCTTCGTCGACCACGGTGGGCGTTTACTAAGACGCAAGTGCTCGAGCAGTCAGAGATCGGCGACCGTCATTCAGGCGGTCGCTGTTGTTCCGACTGTCTGTACCGGATTGAACTTCTGAACTATTTTGCCTGGATGCAAATTGCTGCCTGATTTGCATTGAATTCACAAAGGATAGCCGCCGTGCTGGAAATACCTGTACTTCGCTGGGGTACCCCTTACGAAAGTTTCGACCAACAGGAAGTCGTTCATTTTGAAACAGGCGAGCCTCTCGCCAAAGTGCATCAGGCCAACGCCGGTCTGGTGAAAATGGACATGCGGAAAGCACAGCGGGCACGCGACCTGCTGCGAGAGATTCCGATTCCCAAGCTG from Gimesia sp. includes the following:
- a CDS encoding GNAT family N-acetyltransferase, yielding MDFTETYFRRFRMEIDLLNARLVDDPLPEGYRWCPWELTTLDRHAITKYHSFRSELDARVFPCLGDIDGCRKLMRDISTQRNFLPGGTWLITWDGMGNEEPVDCGTIQAIVPSRIMGAIQNVGITPKHRGLGLGRALVTKCLIGFREAGVKRAYLEVTAENEPAINLYRSIGFRLTRTLYKPSHYVEAPSL
- a CDS encoding enolase C-terminal domain-like protein; the encoded protein is MGIMKMISDSIQAAEKKASPQHLRVEKIERTTVKVPYREVPARNMARELPHWQYTEIVEVHLKSGHVGFGETLLYYTWNATSDEAVERAQGKNAAELMWDDDLGAGLQMALFDAVAKAAEVPVHALLGRKVHDKTPLSWWNIDTSVEDMALECAEAYKQGYMSYKTKGRPWYDVWAQVEEASKVVPKEFKIDMDFNDTLLDAERALPILADLAQYPQVDIFESPIFQDDVAGNKILMAATDVNIAMHYGTPDPLIAIRENICDGFVIGHGARELMASGAVAAMADKPFWLQLVGTGITAAFSLHFGAVLSHATWPAVNCHQLYKYNLLTEPIVVKEGFAQVPDKPGLGYELNRDMLEKLRVEKPESRPEPPRLIETTWKDGRKMYFGNTGEVNFVLNPARDGNVPYFERGVDTRLVPNDGSKEWKELYQKSNTKPLLIKG